One stretch of Desulfovibrio sp. UCD-KL4C DNA includes these proteins:
- a CDS encoding ABC transporter ATP-binding protein, whose protein sequence is MINMLQKKFALSEQGAKDLVVGSLACLFHNISLMLPVGLLYYFICELVVDGSTNRAFFYMGCSVICLILIAITSFFQYNLTYLPPYNESCIRRISLAEQLRKLPLSFFARKDLSDLTSVIMSDCSFLERVFSHFIPQLVGSILSTVLIGISLFFIDWRMGIAAMWGVPIAFIIIAMSSKVQDRLQEKQMDAKMACADGIQECIETVRDLKACNAEEEYLKELDKKIDAVESRAVFSEFGTAVFVVSSGLLLKLGIATVALAGSLLLVEGQIDLLTFFMFLLVASRLYDPLQESLHNLMGIILARTNISRTKNILEHPKQSGVPQLTNKGYDVVLHDVGFSYNDSNYVLNDVSLTINQGDVTALVGPSGGGKTTVSRLVARFWEVNKGSITIGGMDISNIDPERLFSLFAIVFQDVTLFNDTIMENIRVGKHDATDEEVLAAAKHAYCDKIASKLPDGWNTMIGENGCTLSGGERQRISIARAFLKNAPILLLDEATASLDVENETLIQTALSRLIKDKTVLVIAHRMRTVAGADKIVVLAEGSVVEEGSPAELIEKDSVYRHMVELQTQGQEWSI, encoded by the coding sequence ATGATTAATATGCTACAAAAAAAATTTGCCTTATCAGAACAAGGTGCGAAAGATTTGGTAGTAGGTTCTCTAGCTTGTCTATTTCATAATATATCACTTATGCTTCCGGTCGGACTTTTATATTATTTTATTTGTGAACTCGTGGTAGATGGGAGCACCAATAGAGCATTCTTTTATATGGGATGTAGTGTGATATGTCTCATCCTGATTGCCATAACTTCATTTTTTCAATATAATTTAACATACTTACCACCGTATAATGAAAGTTGTATCCGTAGGATTTCTCTTGCGGAACAATTACGAAAGCTTCCCTTATCTTTCTTTGCTCGGAAAGACCTTTCTGACTTAACCAGCGTGATCATGTCTGATTGTTCTTTTCTGGAAAGAGTTTTCTCTCATTTTATCCCGCAGTTGGTCGGTTCAATCCTTTCAACTGTGCTGATCGGCATAAGTCTGTTCTTTATTGATTGGCGTATGGGCATAGCTGCAATGTGGGGAGTTCCTATTGCATTCATTATTATCGCAATGTCTTCCAAGGTGCAGGACCGGTTACAAGAAAAGCAGATGGACGCCAAAATGGCATGTGCTGACGGTATACAGGAATGCATAGAAACTGTGCGAGATTTAAAGGCTTGCAATGCAGAGGAAGAGTATCTCAAGGAGTTGGATAAAAAAATTGATGCTGTCGAAAGCAGAGCTGTTTTCTCTGAGTTTGGAACAGCTGTGTTTGTAGTTTCATCTGGATTACTTTTGAAACTGGGGATTGCCACAGTTGCTCTTGCCGGATCTCTTTTATTGGTAGAAGGGCAAATTGATCTGTTGACATTTTTTATGTTTTTACTGGTAGCATCTCGTTTATATGATCCTTTACAGGAATCTTTACATAATCTTATGGGAATTATTCTTGCCCGAACTAATATTTCAAGAACAAAAAATATATTGGAACATCCAAAGCAAAGCGGAGTTCCTCAACTGACAAACAAAGGATATGATGTTGTTCTGCATGATGTCGGCTTTTCATACAATGACAGCAACTATGTTTTAAATGATGTCTCGCTGACGATAAATCAGGGCGACGTTACAGCTCTTGTCGGACCGTCCGGCGGTGGTAAAACAACTGTATCCCGCCTTGTTGCGAGGTTTTGGGAGGTAAATAAAGGGAGTATTACTATCGGTGGCATGGATATCTCGAATATTGATCCTGAACGGCTGTTCTCCTTATTCGCAATTGTCTTTCAGGATGTCACCCTTTTTAATGATACTATCATGGAAAATATTCGTGTTGGTAAGCATGATGCAACAGATGAAGAAGTTCTGGCTGCTGCGAAGCATGCATATTGTGATAAGATTGCATCAAAATTGCCTGATGGTTGGAATACTATGATTGGTGAAAATGGCTGCACCCTTTCCGGTGGAGAGCGTCAACGGATATCAATTGCCAGAGCCTTTCTTAAAAATGCCCCGATCCTTTTATTAGATGAAGCAACAGCTTCGCTTGATGTGGAAAATGAAACGCTTATTCAGACAGCTCTTTCACGACTCATAAAGGATAAGACCGTGCTTGTCATTGCACACCGTATGAGAACTGTAGCCGGGGCAGATAAAATTGTCGTTCTGGCAGAAGGTTCCGTAGTTGAGGAAGGCTCGCCTGCAGAGTTAATAGAGAAAGACAGTGTCTACCGCCATATGGTTGAGCTTCAGACACAGGGGCAGGAGTGGAGCATTTAG
- a CDS encoding FAD:protein FMN transferase, with protein sequence MEWFSGSLKKFTGLLILTLILGGCGGESKPVQLKGKALGTTYSIVIYDLPNNLSPETLNNGIEQVVGKVNSAMSLFKPESELSQFNDYKGSDWFPVSKELAEVVKTAKEINKMTDGAFDITIAPLVNLWGFGHDKQTDIVPNDAEIKEKLSNVGSTFVEVSTNPPELKKLKPTITIDLAAIAKGYCVDAVSNWLTSQKIKTFMVEIGGEIRTKGKKPNGEPWRIAVEKPVSIERAVQAVIAFTDKAMATSGDYRNYFEVDGKRYSHILDPTTGRPITHTLVSVSVMANTCARADALATGLTVLGPKRGIKLAKKNNLSAFFIVKTADGLVETATGNFPKHEKLN encoded by the coding sequence ATGGAGTGGTTTTCGGGGTCGCTTAAAAAATTCACTGGATTACTCATTCTGACACTCATCTTAGGTGGGTGCGGCGGCGAATCCAAACCCGTTCAACTTAAGGGTAAAGCACTAGGCACAACGTACTCTATCGTAATCTATGATCTTCCAAACAACTTGTCACCTGAGACCTTAAACAATGGCATTGAGCAGGTTGTGGGAAAAGTGAACTCGGCAATGTCTCTGTTCAAACCTGAGTCAGAATTGTCACAGTTTAACGATTATAAGGGCTCTGACTGGTTTCCCGTATCCAAAGAGTTAGCCGAAGTCGTCAAGACGGCTAAAGAAATCAACAAAATGACGGATGGAGCATTTGATATAACAATCGCTCCGTTGGTAAACTTATGGGGATTCGGTCATGACAAACAGACCGACATTGTTCCAAATGATGCCGAGATCAAGGAAAAGTTGAGCAATGTAGGATCTACGTTTGTTGAAGTTAGCACGAACCCTCCGGAGCTGAAAAAACTTAAGCCGACCATTACCATTGATCTGGCTGCCATAGCCAAAGGTTACTGTGTGGACGCTGTGAGCAATTGGCTTACAAGTCAGAAGATAAAAACCTTTATGGTAGAAATCGGTGGAGAAATCAGGACTAAAGGCAAAAAGCCAAATGGTGAACCGTGGCGTATTGCTGTGGAAAAACCTGTCAGCATAGAACGTGCGGTTCAGGCTGTTATTGCTTTTACCGACAAGGCTATGGCCACATCCGGCGATTACCGCAACTATTTTGAAGTGGACGGTAAACGTTACTCCCATATTCTCGACCCGACAACGGGCCGCCCGATAACACACACGTTAGTCTCGGTCAGCGTTATGGCTAACACCTGCGCCCGCGCGGATGCATTGGCAACAGGCCTGACTGTGCTTGGACCTAAGCGTGGTATCAAGTTGGCTAAAAAAAATAATCTTTCCGCATTTTTCATTGTAAAAACAGCGGATGGACTTGTTGAAACTGCAACCGGTAATTTCCCAAAACACGAAAAACTGAACTGA
- the nqrF gene encoding NADH:ubiquinone reductase (Na(+)-transporting) subunit F, which yields MVEIILGVVMFTGVVLALCVFILLARAKLVPSGEVNIEINGDPKKSIVIRPGTKLLNALAEKEIYVPSACGGGGSCGQCKCQVHAGGGDILPTETAHISKREAREGTRLACQVNVKQDMKIQVPAEIFDIKKWECTVKSNIPRATFIKEFTIQLPEGENVDFRAGGYIQIEAPAHTVDYKDFEVGDQFKEDWDKFNLWRYTSVVKEPIVRAYSMANYPDEKGIIMLNVRVCPPPPFAPDAPPGQMSSYIYSLKPGDKVTISGPYGEFFARDTDTEMIFIGGGAGMAPMRSHIFDQLRRLGTKRKISFWYGARSLREMFYVEEFNQLAEEFPNFTWHVALSDPLPEDNWTGHTGFIHNVLFENYIKDHQAPEDCEFYMCGPPMMASAVENMLISQGVEKENIMYDNFGA from the coding sequence ATGGTTGAAATTATACTCGGTGTAGTGATGTTTACCGGCGTAGTTCTTGCGCTATGTGTGTTCATCCTGCTCGCCCGGGCCAAACTTGTCCCGAGCGGAGAGGTTAACATTGAAATCAACGGAGACCCGAAAAAATCCATTGTGATCAGACCCGGGACAAAACTCCTTAACGCATTGGCTGAAAAGGAAATATATGTACCATCCGCCTGTGGTGGCGGTGGTTCATGCGGTCAATGTAAATGTCAAGTTCATGCCGGTGGTGGAGATATTCTGCCAACTGAAACCGCGCACATAAGCAAGCGTGAAGCCCGTGAAGGGACTCGCCTAGCCTGTCAGGTAAACGTTAAGCAGGATATGAAAATTCAGGTTCCGGCCGAAATCTTCGATATAAAAAAATGGGAATGTACGGTTAAATCCAATATTCCACGTGCTACGTTTATCAAAGAATTCACAATTCAACTTCCTGAAGGGGAAAATGTGGACTTCCGTGCCGGAGGTTACATTCAGATAGAAGCCCCTGCTCATACCGTTGACTACAAAGACTTTGAAGTTGGCGACCAGTTCAAGGAAGATTGGGATAAATTCAACCTGTGGCGTTACACATCGGTGGTTAAAGAACCCATAGTACGTGCGTACTCAATGGCTAACTACCCCGATGAAAAAGGCATCATAATGCTTAACGTCCGCGTTTGCCCGCCTCCTCCATTTGCTCCGGACGCTCCTCCCGGGCAGATGTCGTCGTACATCTACAGTCTCAAACCAGGAGATAAAGTAACTATCTCCGGCCCGTACGGCGAATTCTTCGCCCGTGATACGGACACGGAAATGATCTTTATCGGCGGTGGAGCGGGTATGGCTCCCATGCGCTCGCACATCTTTGATCAGCTGAGAAGGTTAGGGACTAAACGTAAAATCAGCTTCTGGTATGGAGCTCGCAGTCTACGCGAAATGTTCTACGTGGAAGAGTTCAATCAACTTGCCGAAGAGTTCCCGAACTTCACTTGGCATGTAGCCTTGTCTGATCCACTGCCGGAAGACAATTGGACTGGACATACCGGATTCATCCATAACGTTCTCTTTGAGAACTATATTAAGGATCATCAAGCGCCGGAAGATTGTGAATTCTATATGTGCGGTCCGCCAATGATGGCATCCGCAGTAGAAAACATGCTCATCTCGCAGGGCGTGGAAAAAGAAAACATTATGTATGACAACTTCGGTGCATAA
- the nqrE gene encoding NADH:ubiquinone reductase (Na(+)-transporting) subunit E — MEHLLNIFVKSIFIENMALAFFLGMCTFLAVSKKVATALGLGVAVVVVMTITVPVNNLLYNYFLREGALAWAGFGNVDLTFVGLISYIGVIAAIVQIMEMALDKYVPSLYNALGIFLPLITVNCAILGASLFMVERDYNFAESLTFGFGSGIGWALAIVVLAGIREKMKYSNVPEGLQGLGITFIVVGLMSFGFLSFSGIQM, encoded by the coding sequence ATGGAACATCTACTTAATATCTTCGTCAAATCGATTTTTATCGAAAATATGGCGCTGGCCTTCTTCCTTGGCATGTGTACCTTTCTGGCTGTGTCCAAAAAGGTGGCAACTGCTCTAGGACTTGGTGTGGCCGTTGTTGTGGTCATGACTATCACAGTTCCGGTCAATAACCTGCTTTACAACTACTTCCTACGCGAAGGAGCTCTGGCATGGGCCGGATTCGGCAATGTGGACCTCACATTTGTCGGTCTGATTTCATACATCGGAGTTATCGCAGCTATCGTTCAAATTATGGAAATGGCTCTCGATAAATATGTGCCGTCTCTTTACAATGCTCTAGGTATATTTTTACCCCTGATCACTGTTAACTGCGCCATTTTGGGAGCTTCTCTGTTTATGGTTGAACGTGATTACAACTTCGCAGAATCCCTTACTTTCGGTTTCGGTTCCGGCATCGGCTGGGCACTTGCCATAGTTGTTCTGGCCGGTATCCGCGAGAAAATGAAATATTCGAATGTACCTGAAGGACTTCAGGGACTGGGCATAACGTTTATCGTGGTCGGTCTTATGTCATTCGGATTTCTGTCATTTTCAGGAATACAGATGTAG